Below is a window of Solanum stenotomum isolate F172 chromosome 7, ASM1918654v1, whole genome shotgun sequence DNA.
tgacgaACTATAAAAGCAAAGAAGGAAGAGGAGTGATGAGcctaaaaaaatcacaaatgaaaaaattaaatacaataGATGGCCAAAATAGAGTAACTTGACGAAGTTGATATTTCCATTCATTGTCAAATCTGTTCAAAAACACTTGATagttaacttttaattttatgagatgCACAATATCGTTTCTTATTATTCTTTTAGGGCTTTTCGCCCTAGGGATATTGTATATATGATCAAATTTCATGTCATATATAAACAATGTGGAAAAAAACTTATATAATTTTCAAGGTAACAAGAAATCATGTTTTTGTGATGCCTTCGTGGAAACTACTTCCTCAATCGTAATAAAGAACAACATTTCAAGTGGCGACTCAAAAAATTCGTCATAACCGGTGATAACCTTTTGTGGCGATTATAGTTAGTCGCCACTAGACATTATTTGTGATCAtgacttcttttctttttcatcttttttaaaGACAAATTTACccatttatcttatttttgtgaattgaaaaatctcaaattttgcattatttttcgaattccttttttttaacaCACTCAAAAGTCAAAACATTAAAGAACAGAATAGCAAATTAAATGGCAAAAGACTtgttctaacaaaaaaaaaatagtaaaacagACTCATGAAATGTAACAATAACCAACAAATTATCCAAAattttagataaatattatccaaacaaataaaaaataatcatccaatccatttaatttatttttaaaaaaaatcctaaattaacTCTCCGTCTTTCACTCAAAAACAAATTCTACCCATTTTTTTCACTATAAATActcttcataattttcatttattcttCATTCCCAAGTTTCTTTCTCcctatccaaaaaaaaaaaatataaaaaaaaattatttagattaATTACCACTATCTGTCAAAGCccaattattgaaaaaaaaaactatggaTTATTCATCTAATTCTCGTTGGGCTTTGCCAGTTATCTTAGTTTgcttttttatagttttattatcCAATAATGTTGTTTTTGCTTCTCACAAAGTTTTTATTCACTTGCAATCTCAAAATGCTGTAAATGTTCAAACTGTTCATAGAACTGGTTACCATTTTCAGCCAGAAAAACATTGGATCAATGGTATGTTTACgcgttttttcttctttatatgtgtcaaaaaaataaaaaaatttttgTCGAACATGTGTTTAATTTGGATTTGTCACTAATAAATAATCGTTATGTTAATATCTCAATAGATGCATGGCATGACATGACATGTATTAGTAcgatttttttctgttttttcatattatttaatctttactaatcattttttttttttatgatctcTCTTGATTCCTTCAAAACATACAATAGATCCCAATGGTAagtcaaataaattatattttttaactttattttatttttattatataattttgcttattatgtttattgtttttcatattttgaacagCACCAATGTATTTCAATGGAGTTTACCATCTATTCTACCAATACAACCCAAACGGGTCAGTATGGGGCAACATTGTTTGGGCTCATTCAGTTTCAAAGGACTTAATCAATTGGATCAATTTAGAACCCGCAATTTACCCATCTAAACCATTTGATCAATTCGGTACGTGGTCTGGGTCTGCAACTATTCTACCTGGTAACAAGCCTGTTATCTTGTACACTGGAATAACAGATGCCAACCAAACTCAAGTTCAAAATTACGCGATTCCAGCTAACTTATCTGATCCATATCTCCGTGAATGGATCAAGCCTGATAACAATCCATTGATTGTAGCTGATGATAGTATCAACAAGACCAAATTTCGTGATCCAACAACTGCATGGATGGGTAAAGATGGACATTGGAGAATTGTGATGGGAAGTTTGAGAAAACATAGTAGGGGTTTAGCAATAATGTATAGAAGCAAAGATTTCATGAAATGGGTTAAGGCTAAACACCCACTTCACTCAACTAATGGTACTGGAAATTGGGAATGTCCTGATTTTTTCCCTGTTGCATTGAAAGGAACTAATGGGATAGATCAATATGGTGAAGAATATAAATATGTGCTTAAGAATAGTATGGATCTTACTCGATTTGAATACTATACTCTTGGTAAGTACGATACAAAAAAAGATAGGTATGTTCCAGATGTTGGTTCTATTGATAGTTGGAAAGGATTGAGATTCGATTATGGTAATTTCTATGCATCAAAGACTTTCTATGATACTAGCAAAAACCGAAGGGTTATTTGGGGTTGGTCTAATGAATCAGATATATTCCCTGAAGATGATAATGCGAAAGGATGGGCTGGAATTCAATTGATCCCACGTAAAGTATGGCTTGACCCAAGTGGTAAACAATTGATTCAATGGCCTGTTGAAGAATTAGAAACCCTAAGAACCCAAAAGGTTCAATTGAGTAACAAAAAGTTGAACAATGGTGAAAAGGTTGAAATTACAGGGATCACACCTGCACAGGTATatataaacttttttaaaaaaatttatttattattattattattatttaataatgttcaaaatttatgaaaaatatgacAGGCAGATGTTGAAGTGACATTCTCTTTTGCAAGTTTGGATAAAGCAGAGTCATTTGATTCTAGTTGGACTGATATGTATGCACAAGATGTTTGTGGACTCAAGGGTGCAGATGTTCAAGGTGGGCTTGGGCCATTTGGTCTTGCTACATTGGCTACTGAAAACTTAGAAGAAAACACACCTGTTTTCTTCCGAGTTTTCAAAGCACAACAAAATTACAAGGTTCTTTTGTGTTCTGACGCTAAAAGGTATATATTGAatttgacttgttggcaatgtTTTCGATAGTATTATATTTGAGAAATTGACAAATCTTTTGTTTATGTTTGATAGGTCAACTCTTAAGTTCAATGAAACAATGTACAAAGTTTCATTTGCTGGATTTGTGGATGTTGATTTGGCAGACAAGAAATTGTCACTCAGAAGCTTGGTAATTTTTCTTTCATCGTTAATCAAAAATCTATCTCACATTCCAAAACGAAAACAATTCTGACTATTGAAACTCTTTTTTGTAGATTGATAATTCAGTTATAGAAAGTTTTGGTGCTGGTGGAAAGACATGTATAACATCGAGGGTTTATCCAACATTGGCGATTAATGAGAAGGCACATTTATTTGCGTTCAACAACGGAACTGAGCCAATCACAATTGAGACTTTGGATGCGTGGAGTATGGGCAAAGCTAAGATACAATATTAAAAAAGGAATTAGGAGAAAGGAACTATGGAAAAGGGGGGAAATATGAGATTTTGATGGACATAAGAgtttgttattttgatatttcaactCTATTTTTGTTTATCAAACTAGATAGATATCCCTTGagtcaaaaaaataatgtatatagatttatcctctattttcaatttataagaATAATGCTATGTTTTTGCTTTCAAAATAATTGttcttttattgttttgttcaatcgcatatttatcttatttagATATGAAGAATGAAGTAAATGTTTATGGTGGAAACTCTATTATTAAAGAGAATCGCAAAATAAGTTCATAAAAAAGCCAATACAGAAACTTAACTCTTAAAGCAATTTAAGATGCTAAAACAAAAATACGAACAAAAACAATTGTATTATACCTTTCAatgtttgaaaataattaaatttaaatctattattttattcttaatatttttatagCAACAAAAATGTCAACTAATAACAAAAAGTTTTTCAATGAAAGGGAATAATTGGTTAAAACTTATCTGAAACTCTCTCAATagtttcatataataatatgatgCATTGGGTATTTTCTGGGATAATCAACGTATTTTTCATCTTTCGTTTTTCGAGAGCCAAATTAAAATGTAACCAATCGTTCAATTGTTGGCATCTCATATTATGGACGGATCACAATCCCCTTGTCCTTGAATTAAGGTTGTAAAGATTCAAACTCTCACGTATCAATTCAAACTCTGTCACATGATCAAACTAATCGAGTTAAGATATGGTAAATTTCTCTCTTATATCTTAACCAAGACTCAATTGATTAAAGAATTGCAAAGTAACTTGTTGATAAAAGTAAATTTTCAACACTTCGCATCTTACTTTTTCTATAATAGAATGTATATACAGTTCAATATTTGGTAACATCAACTTCCATCATATATTTCAACTACATTTCAAAGGATGAAAACGCGATGTGAATAGTAACATATATGATCATTACGCTTCAATTGATTTGTTATAAAATCATAAAGAATTATCGATGCCAAGAGTCCCCATGCAAGAAGGCATTTTTCACGTCTAATTGATACAATGACCATGATCTCTGTATGGCCAAGGAAAGTAAGATTCCAAACCACACCCTTCCTCAAAATAGTGCCTTATCATAGGGCATCATAGTTATAATCCAAAATATTGTCAAAGCACTTTCTCAAtaacatagaccatgagaatgggttaaatttatgaataaaaattgaCTCATCATTGCATTTGAGTTTACTAAAAGATGAAACACAATTTGTAACAGATTCAAGTGGGgatcaaactaaaataaattgtattaaCAATAACAAGCTCAAATGAaccaaatttttatttgataaattgtATTCAACAAAGGTAAGTACAAATAGTGTTATACATGTCATTCAACCAGTCAAACCTCTTAACATCATTGAGTCACCAAGGTCATGTAAGAACGTCAAGAAGATAGATTGTTATGAGTTATACTTGATAGCCATGTCGACTAGCTTAGCTGACCAAGACTTGAACTGTGGAGTACTCCAAATGTTTCATGATACAGTAGAAGAAGAACGATGGGCAAACAGCGATTCTGGAAAGTGGTAAAAGCTACAAAACATGGTCAAAACTGAATGAATGAGTTTAGTAAATATACAAAACATGATTAACTAAGTAACAGGAATTGAGCATCTACAATTTGAGATCAAGAAagcaaacaaattgaaaaaaaaaatgaaagaaaagaaaggaaataaaattgGAACAAGTTTGGTAAGTCAGAATACATTAGCATAAATATTGGAGCTCATAGAGTCATTTGCTGACTCTTGCATATAGTAATTTCCTCCTCCTTACCATTGACAAGCTGGAAATGAAACTTTGAAACATAAAGAAgcagaacaaaagaaaaaaagaaatcaacttTGTGATGAATGGACACAAAAAACTGATTTGTTGCTCAGACAAACTAAACATGTTGCATCGGATGTGTGTCGGAACAAAGAAGTAAGATGATGTGGAAACAAAGGCTCTTGAATTGAGTTGGCAAGTCAGAATATCAATAAGCCTCAGAAGTTTTAGCTCACTGGGAATACACCCCTGGCACATCTAATAGACTCATCATTCTTGCCATAAATTGAATTGCCAAAGTGTACAAGTACATCACCTACACACACACAATACCCCAGGGAGAAGGAAAGAGTGGAAACAAATACATTATGAATACACAATGTCAAAAGAACaaccaaattatatatttgataataatttaCATTGAAATTCTCAAATTTCTGTTAGTACTGCTAATAATAAGCTTTTATAGTCATAGCTAGGTTCAAACACATTAAAGGGATAAATCTATACCATGTAaatcaaaaacataaaagaGTAAATCACAAAGGCAAGTCAGAATATCAATAAGCCTCGATGATTGAGCTCATAGAGGAATTCACCCCTCGCACATCTAATTGTTTTTCATCATGCTTGCCATAACAAAGGGTAAAtatagacacctcaactagagTCACTTAAAGTGGCTTTGGTTCTGTAATTCCATAAGAAAAAGGTAGAACCTACAAGGGATGTGACCCCACAAAAAGTATATACTATATCCTGATATGTAACTTGAAACAAGGACTAAATAAGAAACCAATCTAACATAAACAATTTGACAAATCTTTACAAATTCTATAATGAAGCAAATTTGGagatcacaaatttcaaaagttcaatATATTCCTATTGATTAAAATGATAAGTACTTTAAGAAGGCAAGTCAGAATATCAATAAGCCTCGATGATTGAGCTCATAGAGGTATACACCACTCGCACATCTAATAGTTTATCATCATTCTTGCCATAGCAAAGTAATGTTATGAATAAATGTAGAAATATAATGTAAACCACATCTCAATTAGGGGGATTCAAAGCATCTATTTGTTTGAACAAAAAGATGGCACCTTACATTTTTAACTTTGTGACAAATTTTTCAAACACACAAATGCATAATTAAGACCACAAGTTTCTACAACTGAAAATTTGTCTTAGAACAACAAATGGAAAGTACTACATTAAGGCAAGTCAGAATATCAATAAGCCTCGATGGTAGAGCTCACAGAGGAATTCACCACTCGCACATCTAATTGTTTTTCATCATTCTTGAcataacaaacaacaaatttaataaTAGAGCTAAAAAGATAATGTACACACCACAACAACAAAAGCTCTACAGAAACCAATAGGATTATATAATCTCATATGATTAAGATAGAAACAAGGAGCATAAGCCCAAAATTGGCACAATAATCATATAAGATGGCACCTTTCTCATTTcaaaacaatttaaattcataTCTGACTTTTATGAACAAAAGTTCAAAGGActtctttttttcctaaattgaaatgaaaatagTTCTTAAAGACAAGTCAGAATATCAATATGCCTCGATGTTTGAGCTCAAAGAGGAATTCACCCCTCGCACATCTAATTGTTTCCAATCATTCTTGCCATAACAAACAAAgcaattactaaaaaaaaacttgctTGAAATATAATGTAACACCACACCTCAACAAGAGCTATTCAAACCGTCTTCAGTTCTGCAATGCCAAAATATCGATCATTCCTAAATCATAAATCAACTCAACTAGAGCATTCAATTATTATAACCTTAGACAAACATTTAGAACAACACAAATGATTTAAGCTAATTTGAGGCCATGAGCTTCAAAAATCTGCATTACATTATTAAAATAGGAAGTCCGaaattaaaatagaaagtaCTTCATAAAGGCAAGTCAGAATATCAATAAGCCTCGATGTTTCAGCTCATAGAGGAATTCACCCCTCGCACATCTAATTGTTTCCAATCATTCTTgccataataaataaatttacttaaAAAACCTGCTTGCAATATAATCTACACACTGCCTTAACAAGAGCTATTCAAGGTGTATTTGTTTCCATAATACCATGACACTTCAAAATTCCAAAACAAATCAACTAGAACATTCCATTTTAACCATAGTGACAAACATTTGCAACCAAACAAATTGTATAAACTAATTTGAGACAACAAACTTCAAAACGTCACACTAGAATTCCTATATTGAAATGGAAAGTACTTCATATAGGCAAGTCAGAATATCAATAAGCCTCGATGATTGAGCTCATAGAGGAATTCACCTCTCACACATCTAATTTTGTTTTCATCACTCTTGCCAAAAGAACAAGcaaatttaataaaacaaaaattacaacATAATGTAGCCCCACCTCAACTAGAGCCATTCAAAAGTATATTTGGTTCTATAATCCCAATTGGGAAAAACAGAACCAAAAAAAGGGATATGACTCATAAAATTAGGCAAGGCAAGAGGAGACTCACTAAAGGAAAACCCTAAAGAGAATCTCCAGCATATTACACACCCTTCATATATACAATTGTACATACAAAAGAGTATGTAAATATACAATTACTATAGCGCAGCTATGACTCAAAACGCTTCCATGGAGCATAATGGAAGGCGATCTTAAGGGCGGCGCAGAACAAATCAAATTAATCTATACACAATCAAATCTATTCCAAAAGAGATAGACTTCGCTATATAGCTCCAATCTTCCAAAAACGTTGTAACATAATCCAAAAATCACATCTTTTAGAGAAATCAATACATACCCAACAGCATTTTGGTCAATCATATCAaaatttcgttttttttttgttttttaagcAAAGTTTGAAATTTACCAGTCACGATAATCAACTGCAACAGAAAAAACACAGCTGACTAAGTTGAGAATGGCAAATAATTATAGGGTATTATAACTTCCACTGTAGCAAACTAAATTGCATAAGAGGTTTCAGTTATAAACCCGTTAAAACATGAAATCAGAAGAGGAAAACACCATAACAAGAAGAAATTCAATCCAAAAAGCAATAGAGAAGAAACTCACAATGATTCAGCTACATTGGGGATTGATCCCCAAATTGTTGAAGTGAAAAATAGAGATTTATAGACTCGGCAATTAGGGTTTTAGCAGAGGATTAATGGGCCAAAGAGTAAATGGACCTGAATATTGCTATGTCCTGGAGGATGAAGTTGGTTGGGCCGAATAGGTATGTATAGGCCCAAATTGAAGATTCATTTGTTGCAAAAAAAAGTACTAATGTAGTTGAGAGTTGTTTTTATTAGTCTTAATAGGACTTTCTAATTTTCGAATTTGATATTAAAAggtacatttttatttaaaacgtatcatgttttaaaaattattttaggatCACTTGGTATATGGGATAAGGATAACCATGCAAGTACAAAATATGGGATTAGCTTTATTTCATGTGTAATTTGAAATATCAGTTTATCTctagattattttatttcattatttgtagTAAAATTGTCTGATTACTATCTCATATTATGATGGAAAGGATCGTTTAATTGGGTACACTAAAATATAAGtagtgaaataaaataatcacaTAATTGCCTAATACAGAATAAAATGATCCCACTGAAGTATATAGATTAGCCACATATGAAGTATATAAAGTTAGACTCTTTACAACGCTAATATCACAAGTTTGAAGTCAGCTTTTTAAATGCCGAACTTTAAACCTCAAATTAGATTAAAAATTTCAACTATTCTAATCAAGTCTTAAAATAGTTATTTAATCACTTCCTCCTAACAAGTATAACCATAATGAAATTTCATTTCTTGCATAAACGAAAGTAATCATTCAATTTGTGATTTAAGTTACATAACATTATATCAGTAACCACGCTTTCAGTTTCTTTTTGAAGAATCATGCACCTTTTAAAAGCACTTGATGAAATAAAGCTTTTTAACAGAACAGACTTGTAAGATAAACCAAAACAGTATAAAATTTATCCAACAAACAGCCTACATAAACCAAATTTAAGAGAATTTCACTATCTCGAAAAGCTGACCAACTCAAAATGAAGGTGGTTTCGAAACCAAAAGTGCTCAACTACAGAGTGTTCAGAAATCAAATGTAAATAGATATCGAAAGCTGCATTTTCGACAGCAATATTTCCTCCAACTTGCAACATGCTGCAGAAAAGAAACAGTTTTCACAGCCTCCTTCCCCTTCTACCACCCTTTCTGCGAGTACTATCGGTAGGAATTGGAGTAACATCCTCTGCAAAATATATAGGAAGAATTACTTAGAAGAAATGACATAACATAACAATGATACAACAGCATTTACAGAGCATAATACAATACTAATGCAACAGacaattatcttttttttattagtagTATTGCAACAAATATTTGTACCTATACGTCCAATTTTCATGCCAGAACGAGCCAAAGCTCTAAGAGCAGACTGGGCACCAGGACCAGGAGTCTTGGTCTTGTTGCCTCCTGTAGCTCGGAGCTTAATGTGAAGAGCATTAATTCCAAGTTCCTGTAAATCAaaagttaataaataatattttaaaagattaacAAGAGATGACGAGACCTAGTGAAATCAGACCAAAGGGATAAAGATGGAAGGATCCGAGAGCTTCAGTCTTGAATAAACATAGTGTAGCTATATTAAGACTCCAAATAAATGGCATAGCATGGAATCCATTTACAATACTTCTGACCGCCATTCAAAAACCTTGACGCTTAAATAGAATCTGAAGTAAACATATTTTCCATAGTTCATGCACTACCAGCAATTATGTAATTGTTAGTGGTAGAAGTGTGTGAAAATTGAAGGTGCACACATCACTTCAGAATGGAATCTTCTAGAACAAAGCCTAATAGATCCAAACCGGTGACATAAAATCTACGGGTTTCTACAAATATGTTCAATGGAATAACATATATTCCAATCAATTATACACACAAATTTGTTATCGTTAAGCAAAAGTGAGATGCATCAGGCATATGAAACCCAAAAACAATCTTACGAATCATCTACATCCTAGCAAGAAACAGAGATGAGTAAAGGCCATCATGTACATTATAAGATCTTCGAATGTCTAGTCAACAGAAATTAGTAGCTTTAGCACACATTCAGAAAAATCTTCGACTAGAAGGGAGGCATCAGAAGATCCAAAAGGTCTTAAATTTCGTAACTGCTAAATTTTGTCTTCAAAGCAACACTCTACACTTAAAGAAGAGCTATCTAATTTGGCACCAATATTACTGGTCAATGCAGGAAAGGAAACATCAATACCTGCACCAACATGGAATGCAACATCCAAGATAACTAAAATTACATCAATATGCAGTGGAATTAGTATAATGAGACttttttcacaaataaaatctaaatattAATCTCTGTAAATCAGCAAGTACCATCTAGGCAAAAAGTCCTCATTTTCTTCGTTCGTATATAAATGGTTTATATTGATATAGACCTGAACTAGACCAACTTTATATCTGATGAGTTTAACTAACAGTTAAGTAGAATTAAAGAAATAGACTTTATCAGAAACCAAACAAGACACTACCTTGCATCGCTGTGACACATCCTGAGCTGCAAGCATAGCAGCATATGGAGAAGACTCATCTCTGTCAGCCTTCACCTTCATTCCACCTGCAACCATGATGTATAACAAATTGAGATGAAAGCCTTCGCCATACCAATACTACATCAACAACTATGACTAACCTCCACACTAAATAGAGTTCTACAAGAAACCTCTATATCCATTTTCCTCCACCTAGAACCATTTCATTCCAATGCTAATAATCTGTTGTCTAGGACATATTAAAGGTTCTCTAAACACTAGAGATACTTCACATTTTCTAGCACTAACATTCACCTATGCTGAAAAAAGATGAATGCCTAGCAAATAGGGAAAATAACAACAGGATGCTAGATCCTGGAAGAAACTCATCTACATTCATACATACATAACCAATGTTCGCATCGAAAGCAACAATTATACCACTACCAGCTAATCAGCAACTACAACGACACTAATGATacactcaaaactcaaaagtaTAAAACTATTGTTACTATAACGCATACCAGTAATGCGAACCATAGTTTCTCTTCCAGACAAATCAGTAACGTGCTGCATTCATACATAAACTAAGATTCAGTAAAACAT
It encodes the following:
- the LOC125871435 gene encoding 40S ribosomal protein S14-2-like, which translates into the protein MSRRKTREPKEETVTLGPATREGELVFGVAHIFASFNDTFIHVTDLSGRETMVRITGGMKVKADRDESSPYAAMLAAQDVSQRCKELGINALHIKLRATGGNKTKTPGPGAQSALRALARSGMKIGRIEDVTPIPTDSTRRKGGRRGRRL
- the LOC125870832 gene encoding beta-fructofuranosidase, insoluble isoenzyme 1-like, with the translated sequence MDYSSNSRWALPVILVCFFIVLLSNNVVFASHKVFIHLQSQNAVNVQTVHRTGYHFQPEKHWINDPNAPMYFNGVYHLFYQYNPNGSVWGNIVWAHSVSKDLINWINLEPAIYPSKPFDQFGTWSGSATILPGNKPVILYTGITDANQTQVQNYAIPANLSDPYLREWIKPDNNPLIVADDSINKTKFRDPTTAWMGKDGHWRIVMGSLRKHSRGLAIMYRSKDFMKWVKAKHPLHSTNGTGNWECPDFFPVALKGTNGIDQYGEEYKYVLKNSMDLTRFEYYTLGKYDTKKDRYVPDVGSIDSWKGLRFDYGNFYASKTFYDTSKNRRVIWGWSNESDIFPEDDNAKGWAGIQLIPRKVWLDPSGKQLIQWPVEELETLRTQKVQLSNKKLNNGEKVEITGITPAQADVEVTFSFASLDKAESFDSSWTDMYAQDVCGLKGADVQGGLGPFGLATLATENLEENTPVFFRVFKAQQNYKVLLCSDAKRSTLKFNETMYKVSFAGFVDVDLADKKLSLRSLIDNSVIESFGAGGKTCITSRVYPTLAINEKAHLFAFNNGTEPITIETLDAWSMGKAKIQY